The following proteins are encoded in a genomic region of Streptococcus gwangjuense:
- a CDS encoding cytidine deaminase family protein yields MNIWEKMYEEAQKLYNPHEVSDFVYANHVVAAVEAEDGQIFTGFCMEGTCGVFHLCAERAALFNMYQFSGQTKVKKVLAFRDTPYGGSSAMPCGACREFLLELNAENKDAEFMMDYNIRKIVKVAELIPYWWGEERASKFNNQ; encoded by the coding sequence ATGAACATCTGGGAAAAGATGTACGAAGAAGCACAGAAACTATACAATCCACATGAAGTATCTGATTTTGTTTATGCTAATCATGTCGTTGCCGCAGTAGAAGCAGAAGATGGACAAATATTTACAGGATTCTGTATGGAGGGAACCTGTGGTGTTTTCCATCTCTGCGCAGAGCGGGCAGCACTCTTCAATATGTACCAATTCTCGGGACAAACTAAGGTTAAAAAAGTCTTAGCCTTTCGAGATACACCTTATGGTGGAAGTTCAGCCATGCCTTGCGGTGCCTGTAGAGAATTCCTTTTAGAGCTTAATGCTGAAAATAAAGATGCAGAATTTATGATGGACTATAATATAAGAAAAATAGTTAAAGTCGCAGAACTAATCCCCTATTGGTGGGGAGAAGAACGTGCTTCTAAGTTTAATAATCAATAG
- the thrC gene encoding threonine synthase yields the protein MTLVYQSTRDANNTVTASQAILQGLATDGGLFTPLTYPKVDLDFDKLKDASYQEVAKIVLSAFLDDFTAEELDYCINNAYDSKFDNPAIAPLVKLDGQYNLELFHGSTIAFKDMALSILPYFMTTAAKKHGLENKIVILTATSGDTGKAAMAGFADVPGTEIIVFYPKDGVSKVQELQMTTQTGDNTHVIAIDGNFDDAQTNVKHMFNDVALRERLSSNKLQFSSANSMNIGRLVPQIVYYVYAYAQLVKTGEIVAGDKVNFTVPTGNFGNILAAFYAKQIGLPVGKLICASNDNNVLTDFFKTRVYDKKREFKVTTSPSMDILVSSNLERLIFHLLGNNAVKTAELMNALNSQGQYELTDFDAEILNLFAAEYATEEETAAEIKRVYEADSYIEDPHTAVASAVYKKYQAATGDVTKTVIASTASPYKFPVVAVEAVTGKSGLGDFEALAQLHDISGVAVPPAVDGLETAPVRHKTTVAATDMQVAVEAYLEL from the coding sequence ATGACATTAGTTTATCAATCAACGCGTGATGCCAACAATACAGTAACTGCTAGCCAAGCAATTTTGCAAGGTTTGGCAACGGATGGTGGTTTGTTTACACCGCTTACTTATCCAAAGGTAGATTTGGACTTTGACAAATTGAAAGATGCATCTTATCAGGAAGTTGCTAAGATTGTTTTGTCAGCATTTTTAGATGACTTTACAGCTGAAGAGTTGGACTACTGTATCAACAATGCTTACGATAGCAAGTTTGATAATCCAGCTATCGCACCATTAGTGAAATTAGACGGGCAATACAATCTGGAGCTTTTCCATGGTTCAACAATTGCCTTTAAGGATATGGCTTTGTCTATCTTGCCATACTTTATGACAACAGCTGCTAAGAAGCATGGTTTGGAGAACAAGATTGTCATCTTAACAGCGACATCTGGGGATACTGGGAAAGCTGCTATGGCAGGGTTTGCGGATGTTCCTGGTACTGAGATTATCGTCTTTTATCCAAAGGATGGTGTCAGCAAGGTACAAGAGTTGCAAATGACCACTCAGACTGGTGACAATACTCATGTTATCGCTATTGATGGTAACTTTGATGATGCCCAAACAAATGTGAAGCATATGTTTAACGATGTGGCTCTTCGTGAAAGATTATCGTCCAACAAGTTGCAATTTTCATCTGCAAACTCTATGAATATCGGTCGTTTGGTGCCACAGATTGTTTATTATGTTTATGCCTACGCTCAGCTTGTTAAGACTGGTGAGATTGTGGCTGGTGATAAGGTCAACTTCACAGTACCAACAGGAAACTTTGGAAATATCTTGGCTGCCTTTTATGCTAAGCAAATTGGCCTACCAGTTGGCAAATTAATATGTGCTTCAAATGACAACAATGTTTTGACAGACTTTTTCAAGACACGTGTTTACGACAAGAAACGTGAGTTTAAGGTAACAACTAGCCCATCTATGGATATCTTGGTATCTTCAAACTTGGAGCGTCTCATTTTCCACCTTTTGGGTAATAATGCGGTTAAAACAGCTGAGCTCATGAATGCCTTGAATAGCCAAGGTCAATATGAATTGACAGACTTTGATGCAGAGATTCTTAACCTCTTTGCAGCTGAATATGCGACTGAGGAAGAAACAGCGGCAGAAATCAAGCGTGTTTATGAGGCAGATTCTTATATCGAGGATCCACATACGGCGGTTGCCTCGGCAGTTTATAAGAAATACCAAGCGGCTACTGGCGATGTGACTAAGACAGTGATTGCTTCAACAGCGAGTCCATACAAGTTCCCAGTGGTTGCAGTAGAAGCTGTAACTGGAAAATCAGGGCTTGGCGACTTTGAAGCTTTGGCTCAATTACATGATATTTCAGGAGTGGCAGTGCCGCCAGCAGTTGACGGGCTTGAAACAGCTCCTGTTCGTCATAAGACAACTGTTGCAGCAACAGACATGCAAGTAGCGGTTGAGGCTTATCTAGAACTTTAA
- the patA gene encoding multidrug efflux ABC transporter subunit PatA has product MLIQKIKTYKWQALASLLMTGLMVASSLLQPRYLQEVLDALLAGKYEAIYSIGAWLIGVAVVGLVAGGLNVVLAAYIAQGVSSDLREDAFRKIQTFSYANIEQFNAGNLVVRMTNDINQIQNVVMMTFQILFRLPLLFIGSFILAVQTLPSLWWVIVLMVILIFGLTAVMMGMMGPRFAKFQTLLERINAIAKENLRGVRVVKSFVQEKEQFAKFTEVSDELLGQNLYIGYAFSVVEPFMMLVGYGAVFLSIWLVAGMVQSDPSVVGSIASFVNYLSQIIFTIVMVGFLGNSVSRAMISMRRIREILAAEPAMTFKDVPDEELVGSLSFENVTFTYPMDKEPMLKDVSFTIEPGQMVGVVGATGAGKSTLAQLIPRLFDPQEGAIKIGGKDIREVSEGTLRKTVSIVLQRAILFSGTIADNLRQGKGDATLFEMERAANIAQASEFIHRMEKTFESPVEERGTNFSGGQKQRMSIARGIVSNPRILIFDDSTSALDAKSERLVQEALNKDLKGTTTIIIAQKISSVVHADKILVLDQGRLIGQGTHADLVANNTVYREIYETQKGKEE; this is encoded by the coding sequence ATGCTGATTCAGAAAATAAAAACCTACAAGTGGCAGGCCTTGGCTTCGCTCCTGATGACAGGCTTGATGGTTGCTAGTTCACTTTTGCAACCGCGTTATCTGCAGGAAGTTTTAGACGCCCTCCTTGCTGGAAAATATGAAGCTATTTATAGTATAGGGGCTTGGTTGATTGGTGTGGCCGTGGTTGGTCTAGTTGCTGGTGGGCTCAATGTTGTCCTTGCAGCCTATATTGCCCAAGGAGTTTCATCTGACCTTCGAGAGGATGCCTTCCGTAAAATCCAAACCTTTTCTTATGCTAATATTGAACAATTTAATGCGGGAAATCTAGTCGTTCGAATGACAAATGATATCAACCAGATTCAGAACGTCGTCATGATGACCTTTCAAATTCTTTTCAGACTTCCCCTCTTGTTCATCGGTTCGTTTATCCTGGCGGTTCAAACCTTACCTTCTCTGTGGTGGGTGATTGTTCTCATGGTGATCTTAATTTTTGGTTTGACTGCTGTCATGATGGGGATGATGGGTCCTCGTTTTGCCAAGTTTCAAACCCTTCTTGAACGCATCAATGCCATTGCCAAGGAAAATCTGCGTGGCGTTCGTGTGGTCAAGTCCTTTGTCCAAGAAAAAGAGCAGTTTGCTAAGTTTACGGAGGTTTCAGACGAGCTACTCGGTCAAAACCTTTACATTGGTTATGCCTTTTCAGTAGTGGAACCTTTCATGATGTTGGTCGGCTACGGGGCGGTTTTCCTCTCTATTTGGCTGGTTGCTGGGATGGTTCAGTCGGATCCGTCAGTTGTTGGTTCCATTGCTTCCTTTGTCAATTACCTGAGCCAGATTATCTTTACCATTGTCATGGTTGGATTTTTGGGAAATTCTGTCAGTCGTGCTATGATTTCTATGCGTCGTATTCGAGAAATTCTTGCCGCAGAGCCAGCCATGACCTTCAAGGATGTCCCAGATGAAGAGTTGGTCGGCAGTCTTAGCTTTGAAAATGTGACCTTTACCTATCCAATGGACAAGGAACCGATGCTGAAAGATGTGAGCTTTACTATTGAACCTGGTCAAATGGTTGGTGTAGTTGGAGCGACTGGTGCAGGAAAGTCAACCTTAGCTCAATTGATTCCACGTCTCTTTGACCCACAGGAAGGGGCTATCAAAATCGGAGGCAAGGATATTCGAGAAGTGAGTGAAGGAACCCTGCGTAAAACAGTTTCCATCGTTCTCCAACGTGCGATTCTCTTTAGTGGAACGATTGCAGATAATCTAAGACAGGGTAAGGGAGATGCTACTTTATTTGAAATGGAGCGCGCAGCCAATATTGCCCAAGCCAGTGAATTCATTCATCGTATGGAGAAAACCTTTGAAAGTCCGGTTGAGGAACGGGGAACTAATTTCTCAGGTGGGCAAAAGCAAAGGATGTCGATTGCGCGCGGGATTGTCAGCAATCCACGTATTCTGATTTTTGACGATTCGACCTCGGCCTTGGATGCTAAGTCAGAGCGCCTGGTTCAAGAAGCCTTGAATAAGGACTTGAAGGGAACAACAACCATTATCATCGCGCAAAAGATTAGCTCGGTTGTCCATGCAGACAAGATCTTGGTTCTAGATCAAGGACGATTGATTGGTCAAGGTACGCATGCAGACTTGGTTGCCAACAATACCGTTTACCGTGAAATCTATGAAACACAGAAAGGGAAGGAGGAGTAA
- a CDS encoding glutamate-cysteine ligase family protein yields MSRSIDLLKHRYLKNIKKNPGLFVGIELEYPVVNLEGDATDVEVIKHLFRYLVSALDFTVEKVDDFGTPIQLVDAVSQDTILFEVSYTTIEFAFGKAETIQEVEERFSIYMEAIQKKLAESNHAIVGCGIHPNWDKNENSPVAYPRYQMLMDYLNLSRNVTKSDLHHFPEYGAFICGSQVQLDVSKSNYLRVINTFTQIEAVKAYLFANSEFTGADWDTKISRDIFWEESMHGIYPENVGVNARLFKDEDDFFDYLDHSAIFTAERGGQTYYFYPIHARDYFATPEIQAYALNGDEIIIYPQEKDFETHRSYQYQDLTTRGTVEFRSVCTQTLDRTFASAAFHLGLLVNLDKLEAYLETAPFFKEFGRNYKFLRRQFSKKKLTDEEETAIIEISKDLLLLAEEGLEMRNKQEMTYLQPLKEELSL; encoded by the coding sequence ATGTCTCGTTCTATCGATTTATTAAAACATCGGTATTTGAAAAATATTAAAAAAAATCCTGGATTGTTTGTCGGGATTGAGCTGGAATATCCTGTTGTAAACTTGGAAGGGGATGCTACAGATGTTGAAGTTATCAAACACTTATTCCGATATTTAGTTTCTGCTTTGGATTTTACTGTCGAAAAGGTAGATGATTTTGGGACTCCTATTCAGTTAGTGGACGCAGTAAGTCAGGATACTATTTTATTTGAAGTTTCCTATACTACGATTGAGTTTGCATTTGGTAAGGCTGAAACGATACAAGAGGTTGAAGAACGTTTTAGTATTTATATGGAAGCAATCCAGAAGAAGTTAGCTGAATCAAATCATGCTATTGTTGGCTGTGGTATTCATCCCAACTGGGATAAAAATGAGAATAGTCCAGTGGCTTACCCACGCTATCAGATGTTGATGGACTATTTGAATTTGAGTAGAAATGTGACTAAATCAGACTTGCATCATTTCCCTGAATATGGTGCTTTTATCTGTGGGAGTCAGGTACAGCTGGATGTTTCAAAGTCTAACTACTTACGAGTGATTAATACTTTTACCCAAATTGAAGCAGTTAAGGCTTATTTATTTGCAAACTCTGAGTTTACAGGTGCGGATTGGGATACGAAAATTTCAAGGGATATTTTCTGGGAAGAATCGATGCATGGTATCTATCCAGAAAACGTTGGGGTCAATGCAAGACTATTTAAAGATGAGGATGATTTTTTTGATTATCTAGATCATTCTGCAATTTTTACTGCGGAACGTGGTGGACAAACCTATTACTTTTATCCGATTCATGCTAGGGACTATTTTGCTACACCTGAAATCCAAGCATATGCACTTAATGGGGATGAGATTATTATTTATCCTCAAGAGAAGGATTTTGAAACCCATCGTAGTTATCAGTACCAAGACTTAACGACTCGAGGAACAGTTGAGTTTCGTAGTGTGTGTACTCAAACTCTAGATAGAACCTTCGCTTCAGCAGCCTTTCACTTAGGATTGTTGGTTAATTTAGATAAGTTAGAAGCTTACTTAGAAACAGCACCTTTCTTTAAAGAATTTGGGCGAAATTATAAGTTTTTAAGACGACAATTTTCTAAGAAGAAGCTTACAGATGAGGAAGAGACTGCGATTATTGAAATTTCCAAAGACTTACTCCTGCTAGCTGAAGAAGGACTGGAGATGAGAAATAAGCAAGAAATGACCTACTTACAGCCTTTGAAAGAAGAATTGAGCCTATAA
- the patB gene encoding multidrug efflux ABC transporter subunit PatB, whose protein sequence is MKTVQFFWNYFKVYKLSFVVVILMIVLATLAQALFPVFSGQAVTQLANLVQAYQDGNPELVWQSLSGIMVNLGLLVLVLFISSIIYMCLMTRVIAESTNDMRKGLFGKLARLTVSFFDRRQDGDILSRFTSDLDNILQAFNESLIQVMSNIVLYIGLILVMFSRNVTLALITIASTPLAFLMLIFIVKMARKYTNLQQKEVGKLNAYMDESISGQKAVIVQGIQEDMMAGFLEQNERVRRATFKGRMFSGILFPVMNGMSLVNTAIVIFAGSAVLLNDKSIETSTALGLIVMFAQFSQQYYQPIIQVAASWGSLQLAFTGVERIQEMFDAEEEIRPEKAPIFTKLQEGVEISHIDFSYLPDKPILKDVSISAPKGQMTAVVGPTGSGKTTIMNLINRFYDVDAGGIYFDGKDIRDYDLDSLRSKVGIVLQDSVLFSGTIRDNIRFGVPDASQEMVEAAAKATHVHDYIESLPDKYDTLIDDDQSIFSTGQKQLISIARTLMTDPEVLILDEATSNVDTVTESKIQHAMEAVVAGRTSFVIAHRLKTILNADQIIVLKDGEVIERGNHHELLKLGGFYSELYHNQFVFE, encoded by the coding sequence ATGAAGACAGTTCAATTTTTTTGGAATTATTTTAAAGTCTATAAGCTATCATTTGTAGTTGTTATCCTGATGATTGTTCTGGCAACTCTTGCCCAAGCCCTCTTTCCGGTCTTTTCTGGACAAGCAGTGACGCAGCTAGCTAATTTAGTTCAAGCTTATCAAGATGGCAATCCAGAACTTGTTTGGCAAAGCCTATCAGGAATCATGGTCAATCTTGGTCTGCTGGTTTTGGTTCTATTTATCTCCAGTATCATATACATGTGTCTCATGACGCGCGTGATTGCAGAGTCGACAAACGATATGCGCAAAGGCCTCTTCGGTAAGCTTGCTCGCTTGACGGTTTCTTTCTTTGACCGCCGACAAGATGGCGATATCTTGTCTCGTTTTACCAGTGATTTGGATAATATCCTCCAAGCCTTTAACGAAAGTTTGATTCAGGTCATGAGCAATATTGTTTTATATATCGGTCTGATTCTTGTCATGTTTTCGAGAAATGTGACGCTGGCCCTCATCACCATAGCAAGCACACCACTGGCCTTCCTCATGCTGATTTTCATCGTAAAAATGGCACGCAAATACACCAACCTCCAGCAGAAAGAGGTAGGGAAGCTCAACGCCTATATGGATGAGAGTATCTCAGGCCAAAAAGCCGTGATTGTGCAAGGAATTCAAGAGGATATGATGGCAGGATTTCTTGAACAAAATGAGCGCGTACGCAGGGCAACCTTTAAAGGAAGAATGTTCTCAGGAATTCTTTTCCCTGTTATGAATGGGATGAGCTTGGTTAACACAGCCATCGTCATCTTTGCTGGTTCAGCTGTACTTTTGAATGATAAGTCTATTGAAACAAGTACAGCCCTAGGTCTGATTGTTATGTTTGCCCAATTTTCACAGCAGTACTACCAGCCTATTATCCAAGTTGCAGCTAGTTGGGGAAGTCTTCAGTTAGCCTTTACAGGTGTTGAACGGATTCAGGAAATGTTTGACGCAGAGGAAGAAATTCGACCTGAGAAGGCGCCGATCTTTACTAAGTTGCAAGAAGGTGTTGAAATCAGTCATATTGATTTTTCATACTTGCCTGATAAACCTATTTTGAAAGATGTCAGCATTTCCGCTCCGAAAGGCCAGATGACAGCGGTTGTTGGTCCGACAGGTTCAGGGAAAACGACTATTATGAACCTCATCAATCGCTTTTATGATGTTGATGCTGGTGGTATTTATTTTGATGGTAAAGACATCCGTGACTACGACTTGGATAGCCTCAGAAGCAAGGTAGGAATTGTTTTGCAGGATTCGGTCTTATTTAGTGGAACGATTCGAGACAATATCCGTTTCGGTGTGCCAGATGCTAGTCAAGAAATGGTTGAGGCAGCAGCCAAGGCAACCCACGTTCACGACTATATCGAAAGTTTGCCTGATAAATACGATACTCTTATCGATGATGACCAGAGTATCTTCTCAACTGGGCAAAAGCAATTGATTTCTATCGCTCGAACCTTGATGACAGATCCAGAAGTTCTCATTCTAGATGAAGCAACTTCAAACGTAGATACGGTGACAGAAAGTAAGATTCAGCATGCCATGGAGGCAGTTGTAGCAGGTAGAACCAGTTTTGTCATTGCCCATCGTTTGAAGACCATCCTCAATGCAGACCAGATTATTGTGCTTAAAGATGGAGAAGTCATTGAACGCGGTAACCACCATGAACTCTTGAAACTAGGTGGATTCTATTCAGAACTTTATCACAATCAATTTGTCTTTGAATAA
- a CDS encoding gamma-glutamyl-gamma-aminobutyrate hydrolase family protein, whose translation MARTVVGVAANLCPVDAEGKNIHSSVSCRFAESIRQVGGLPLVIPVGDESVVRDYVEMIDKLILTGGQNVHPQFYGEKKTIESDDYNLVRDEFELALLKEALRQNKPIMAICRGVQLVNVAFGGTLNQEIEGHWQGLPFGTSHSIETVEGSVVAKLFGKESQVNSVHRQSIKDLAPNFRVTAIDPRDQTIEAIESIDEHRIIGLQWHPEFLVNEEDGNLELFEYLLNEL comes from the coding sequence ATGGCTAGAACGGTTGTAGGAGTTGCTGCAAATCTATGTCCCGTAGACGCGGAAGGCAAAAACATTCATTCATCTGTATCTTGTAGATTCGCAGAGAGCATTCGTCAAGTCGGTGGTCTCCCTTTAGTCATTCCTGTTGGTGATGAGTCAGTTGTACGCGATTATGTAGAAATGATTGACAAACTTATCTTGACAGGCGGTCAAAATGTTCACCCTCAGTTTTATGGAGAGAAAAAGACCATCGAGAGCGATGATTACAATCTAGTGCGCGATGAGTTTGAATTGGCACTCTTGAAAGAAGCGCTTCGTCAGAATAAACCAATTATGGCAATCTGTCGCGGTGTTCAACTTGTCAATGTTGCCTTTGGGGGAACCCTCAATCAAGAAATCGAAGGTCACTGGCAAGGTCTGCCTTTCGGAACATCTCATTCTATTGAGACAGTAGAAGGAAGCGTGGTGGCTAAGCTATTTGGAAAAGAAAGTCAAGTCAACTCCGTCCATCGTCAAAGCATTAAAGATTTGGCACCTAATTTCCGTGTAACTGCTATTGATCCAAGAGACCAGACCATCGAAGCGATTGAGTCTATCGATGAGCACCGCATTATCGGTTTGCAGTGGCATCCAGAGTTTCTGGTTAATGAAGAAGATGGCAATTTAGAACTATTTGAGTATTTATTGAATGAACTGTGA
- the gltX gene encoding glutamate--tRNA ligase, whose amino-acid sequence MSKDIRVRYAPSPTGLLHIGNARTALFNYLYARHHGGTFIIRIEDTDRKRHVEDGERSQLENLRWLGMDWDESPETHENYRQSERLDLYQKYIDQLLAEGKAYKSYVTEEELATERERQEAAGETPRYINEYLGMSEEEKAAYIAEREAAGIIPTVRLAVNESGIYKWHDMVKGDIEFEGGNIGGDWVIQKKDGYPTYNFAVVIDDHDMQISHVIRGDDHIANTPKQLMVYEALGWEAPEFGHMTLIINSETGKKLSKRDTNTLQFIEDYRKKGYLPEAVFNFIALLGWNPGGEDEIFSREELIKLFDENRLSKSPAAFDQKKLDWMSNDYIKNADLETIFEMAKPFLEEAGRLTDKAEKLVELYKPQMKSVDEIIPLTDLFFSDFPELTEAEREVMAGETVPTVLEAFKAKLEAMTDDEFVTENIFPQIKAVQKETGIKGKNLFMPIRIAVSGEMHGPELPDTIFLLGREKSIQHIKNMLKEISK is encoded by the coding sequence ATGTCAAAAGATATCCGCGTACGTTACGCACCAAGTCCAACAGGACTACTACACATCGGGAATGCCCGTACAGCATTGTTCAACTACTTGTATGCACGTCATCATGGTGGAACTTTTATCATTCGTATCGAAGATACTGACCGTAAACGTCATGTCGAGGATGGTGAACGTTCACAGCTTGAAAACCTTCGTTGGTTAGGTATGGATTGGGATGAAAGTCCAGAAACACATGAAAACTACCGCCAGTCTGAGCGTTTGGACTTGTATCAAAAATACATCGACCAACTGTTAGCTGAAGGAAAAGCCTACAAATCTTACGTTACAGAAGAAGAGTTGGCAACTGAACGCGAACGCCAAGAAGCAGCTGGTGAAACACCTCGCTACATTAACGAATACCTTGGTATGAGTGAAGAGGAAAAAGCAGCTTACATCGCAGAACGTGAAGCAGCTGGTATCATTCCAACAGTTCGTTTGGCGGTCAATGAGTCAGGTATCTACAAGTGGCATGATATGGTTAAAGGTGATATCGAATTTGAAGGTGGCAATATTGGTGGTGACTGGGTTATCCAAAAGAAAGACGGTTACCCAACTTACAACTTTGCCGTTGTCATCGATGACCATGATATGCAAATTTCTCACGTAATCCGTGGAGATGACCACATTGCTAATACACCAAAACAGCTTATGGTCTATGAAGCACTTGGTTGGGAAGCTCCAGAGTTCGGTCATATGACCTTGATTATCAACTCTGAGACTGGTAAGAAGTTATCTAAACGTGATACTAATACCCTTCAGTTTATCGAAGACTACCGTAAAAAAGGTTATTTACCAGAAGCAGTCTTTAACTTTATTGCTCTTCTTGGTTGGAACCCAGGTGGCGAAGATGAAATCTTCTCTCGTGAAGAACTCATTAAACTTTTCGATGAAAACCGCCTCAGCAAGTCTCCAGCAGCCTTTGACCAGAAAAAACTCGACTGGATGAGCAATGATTATATCAAGAATGCAGACCTTGAAACCATCTTTGAAATGGCAAAACCATTCCTAGAAGAAGCAGGTCGATTGACTGATAAGGCTGAAAAATTAGTTGAGCTCTATAAACCACAAATGAAATCAGTAGATGAGATTATCCCATTGACAGATCTCTTCTTCTCAGATTTCCCAGAATTGACCGAAGCAGAGCGCGAAGTCATGGCTGGTGAAACAGTTCCAACAGTTCTTGAAGCTTTCAAAGCAAAACTTGAAGCGATGACAGATGATGAATTTGTAACAGAAAATATCTTCCCACAAATCAAAGCAGTCCAAAAAGAAACAGGTATCAAAGGGAAAAATCTCTTCATGCCAATTCGTATTGCTGTTTCAGGTGAAATGCATGGGCCAGAATTGCCAGATACGATCTTCTTGTTAGGTCGTGAAAAATCAATCCAACATATCAAAAACATGCTAAAAGAAATCTCTAAATAA
- a CDS encoding glucose-6-phosphate isomerase has product MSHIKFDYSKVLDKFVAPHEVEYMQAQVTAADELIRKGTGAGSDFLGWLDLPENYDREEFDRILKAAEQIKSDSDVLVVIGIGGSYLGAKAAIDFLNHHFANLQTKEERKAPQILYAGNSISSTYLADLVEYVADKDFSVNVISKSGTTTEPAIAFRVFKELLVKKYGQEEANKRIYATTDRQKGAVKVEADANGWETFVVPDDIGGRFSVLTAVGLLPIAASGADIKALMEGANAARKDYTSDKISENEAYQYAAVRNILYRKGYATEILVNYEPSLQYFSEWWKQLAGESEGKDQKGIYPTSANFSTDLHSLGQFIQEGTRIMFETVVRVDKPRKNVIIPSLEEDLDGLGYLQGKDVDFVNKKATDGVLLAHTDGDVPNMYVTLPEQDAFTLGYTIYFFELAIALSGYLNAINPFDQPGVEAYKRNMFALLGKPGFEELSKELNARL; this is encoded by the coding sequence ATGTCACATATTAAATTTGATTATTCAAAAGTTTTAGACAAATTTGTTGCACCACATGAAGTGGAATACATGCAAGCACAAGTAACAGCAGCAGATGAATTGATCCGTAAAGGAACTGGTGCTGGTAGCGACTTCTTGGGATGGTTGGACCTTCCTGAAAACTACGACCGCGAAGAATTTGACCGCATCTTGAAAGCTGCTGAGCAAATCAAGTCAGACAGCGATGTTTTGGTTGTAATCGGTATCGGTGGATCTTACCTTGGTGCTAAAGCAGCAATCGATTTCTTGAATCACCACTTTGCAAACTTGCAAACAAAAGAAGAACGTAAAGCTCCACAGATCCTTTACGCAGGAAACTCAATCTCATCTACTTACCTTGCTGACTTGGTAGAGTACGTAGCTGACAAAGACTTCTCAGTAAACGTGATTTCTAAATCAGGTACAACAACTGAACCAGCTATCGCTTTCCGTGTCTTCAAAGAACTCTTGGTTAAGAAATACGGACAAGAAGAAGCTAACAAACGTATCTATGCAACAACTGACCGCCAAAAAGGTGCTGTTAAGGTTGAAGCAGACGCTAACGGTTGGGAAACATTTGTTGTTCCAGATGACATCGGTGGACGCTTCTCAGTATTGACAGCTGTTGGTTTGCTTCCAATCGCAGCATCAGGAGCTGACATCAAAGCCCTTATGGAAGGTGCGAATGCAGCTCGCAAAGACTACACTTCAGATAAAATCTCTGAAAACGAAGCTTACCAATACGCAGCAGTTCGTAACATCCTTTACCGTAAAGGTTATGCAACTGAGATCTTGGTAAACTACGAGCCATCACTTCAATACTTCTCAGAGTGGTGGAAACAATTGGCTGGTGAATCAGAAGGAAAAGATCAAAAAGGTATCTACCCAACTTCAGCCAACTTCTCAACTGACTTGCACTCACTTGGTCAATTTATCCAAGAAGGAACTCGTATCATGTTTGAAACAGTTGTCCGTGTTGACAAACCTCGTAAAAACGTGATTATCCCTAGCTTGGAAGAAGACCTTGATGGACTTGGTTACCTTCAAGGAAAAGACGTTGACTTTGTAAACAAAAAAGCGACTGATGGTGTTCTTCTTGCCCACACAGATGGTGATGTACCAAACATGTACGTGACTCTTCCAGAGCAAGATGCCTTCACTCTTGGTTACACTATCTACTTCTTCGAATTGGCTATCGCCCTTTCTGGTTACTTGAATGCCATCAACCCATTTGATCAACCAGGTGTTGAAGCTTACAAACGTAACATGTTTGCCCTTCTTGGAAAACCAGGATTTGAAGAATTGAGCAAAGAACTTAACGCACGTCTATAA